In Streptomyces pluripotens, the genomic window CACCCGCTGGAAGCTGCCCCTCGGGTGGGCCAGCGCGGCGCGGCGCAGGGCCGGGGTGATCACGGTGGACACCGGCCGGGTGCCGGAGGACAGCCGGAGCGAGCCGTACTCGGCGAACACCACCCAGGGATGCGGCTTGCCCTCGCGGGCCATCTGCCGCAGTTGCCCCTGGAGCACGGACGGCTGGACGGGCAACTGCACGACCAGGGACTGGGCCCGGTCGCGGAAGGAGGACACCGCGGTGTCCTGGGCCTGCTGGAGGATTGCGGTGCGTGCCGCGCGGTAGGTGAGGACCGCGGTGGACACGGCGCTCACGACGGCGACCAGCAGAAAGGCGAGCACCAGCCGGGTGCGCAGTCCGGCGCGGGCCTTCCTGTGGCTCACAGCGGCCCGAAGCGGTAGCCGAATCCCCGCAGGGTCTGGATGTAGCGCGGGCTGGCGGGCACGTCCTCGATCTTGTTCCGCAGCCGCCGTACACAGGCGTCGACCAGGCGGGCGTCGCCGTGATAGCCGTGTTCCCAGACCTGTTCGAGCAGTTGCTGACGGCTGAAGACCTGCTCGGGCGCGGCCGACAGGTACAGCAGGAGCTTCAGCTCGGAGGGGGCCAGGGACAGGCGCTGCCCGGCCTTGGCGACGTTCAGCGCGACCCGGTCGATGGCGAGGTCGCCGTGGAACTCGACGTCGGCCCGGCCGGCCGGCTCCTCGATACGGCGCAGTACGGCCCTGACACGGGCCTCGATCACCTCCGTACGGGCGGGTTTGACGATGTAGTCGTCGGCCCCGGCCTCCAGCCCGACCACGACGTCGAAGTCGTCGCCGCGGGCGGTGAGCATGATGATCGGCAACTGGCCGGCCTCGCGCACCCGGCGGCAGACCTGGACCCCGTTCATGCCGGGCAGCATGAGGTCGAGGAGTAGCAGATCCGGGTGGAACTCGCCGATGGCGGCGAGCCCGGCCTCCCCGGTGGGGGCGGTGCGTACGTCGTGCCCGCGGCGCCGCAGGCCGAGTTCGATGCCCGCGCGGACGGAGGCGTCGTCTTCGATGAGCAGGACACGGGGCATGTGCCGAGTATTCCATTCGATGGCGGATCGACTCGGTCAAATCATGAACGAAATCGATCAGTTGGAGGTGGTCGGCGGGTCACTTGCGGAGGCGGCGCAGTGCACCGAGCGCCGCGCCGAGCCCGGCCTCCACTTCGGCCAACCGCAGCGGGCGGGCCGACAGGGCGAAGGCCGCCAGGACTGCCGCCGTGCCCGCGCCCGTCGCAGCGAGCGGGCCGAGGAAGGCCAGACGCGTGGACGCCAGGTGACCGAGCAGGATGGCCAGGGCCGCGGCCGGCAACAGGCGGGCCTGGGCGGCGGCGGTCGGCGAGCGCCACACCGCCCGCCGACCCGGTCCCGACAGCCTGCGGTCGAGGACGTACGCGGTGACCGCCCAGCCCGCGCAGAGCGCCACCGAGTACGCCCCGGCCATGCCGGTCACCGCCCAGCGCGCGGGCAGCAGCAGGCAGGCGACCGTGGACAGGCCCGCGTTGAGCCCAGCGATGACCAGGTTCAGCAGGAAGGGCGTACGGGTGTCGGACATGGCGTAGAAGGCGCGGGAGAGGACGTACTGCCCGGAGAAGGCGATCAGTCCCGGTGCGAACGCCGTCAACGCACCCGCCATGACCGCGATGTCGTCCGCGCCGGTCCTGCCGTACTGGAAGACGACCGCCATGGCCGGCCCGGCGACCGCGCCGAGCACGCACGCGGCCGGTACGACGGCGGCGGCGGTGGTCCGCAGGGCGTACGAGACGTCCCGCCGCACGCCGGCCAGGTCGCCGCCGGCCGCCGCCCCGCTCATGCGGGGCAGCAGCGCGGTCACGAGCGAGACGGTCACGATGCCGTGCGGTACGACCCACAGCAGATACGCGTTGCCGTATGCGCTGAACCCGGCCCCGCCGTCGATCCCCTCCGCCGTCGCGCGCTGTCCCGCCTGCGTGGCGAGCCGGGTCACCACCCAGTAGGCGACCTGGTTGGTGAGCACGAGCAGCACCAGCCAGCCGGCCGAGCGTAGCGGCCGGGACAGCCCGCTGCCCCGCCAGTCGAACCGCGGCCGCCAGCGGAAGCGGGCCGCGTGCAGGGACGGCAGCAGCGCCAGCGTCTGGACGACGATCCCCGCGGTGGTCCCCCAGCCGAGCAGCGCGGTCTGGCCGGTGGTGAGGGTCCGGCCGGTCGCGGCCGTCGCCAGGTACAGGCCGAAGACGGCGATGACGACCACGTTGTTGAGGACCGGCGTCCACATCATGGCGCCGAACCGGCCGCGGGCGTTGAGTACCTGCCCCAGCAGGGTGAACAGGCCGAGGAAGAAGATCTGCGGCAGGCAGGCGCGGGCGAAGGCGACCGTCGTCGCCGCCTGCGCGCCGCCGTACCCCGTGTACGCCGCCACGATCGCGGGCGCTGCGAGCACCGTGCCGGCCGTGATCAGCAGCAGGGCGGCCGTGCAGGCGGTGAGCAGCCGGTCGGTGTACGCCTCCCCGCCGTCCTCGTGCTCCGCGGCGGCCCGGACCAGTTCGGGAACGAAAACGGCGTTGAGGGCACCGCCGACGAGCAGGGTGTAGACGATGTTGGGGACGGTGTTGCCGACCGCGTACCCGTCGGCGACCGACCCCACGCCGAGCGCGGCGGCGATGACGGCGGAACGTCCGAAGCCGGTGGCGCGGGAGACGAGGGAGCCGGCGGCCATCAACGCGCCGCTGCGCAGGACGGGCCGTGCGGGCTCCGCCGGCTCGGCGGGCTCGGCGGGCTCGGCCGTGGCGGTGGCCGCCGAGCCGTTCACCGGCGGGCCGGGTGTCTGGCTCACCGGCGGGCCAGGTACATCTGGAAGGCCCGGTACAGCGTGTGGTTGGCGGTGCCTCCGAGCGGCCGTTCCCACTCGCCCAGCGTCTCCACGACCTGTCCACCGGTGCCGAGCTTCCAGCGCAGCAGCCCGAACGAGCGGTCCTCGGGGGCGAGCGTGGCGGGCACGCCCCGCATGTCGTAGACCTCCGCGCCCAGGGCGTGGGCGTCGAGCATCATCCGCCACTGCAGGGCGTTGGAGGGGCGGACCTCGCGCCGGTGGTCGGCGGAGGCACCGGTCTGGTACCAGACCCGGCGCCCCACCGTGATCATGGTGTGGGCGGCCAGGATCTCCCCCCGGTGGCGGGCGAGGTAGAGCCGCATCCGGCCCGGCTCCTCGGCGTTGAGCGCCGCGTACTGGCGCTGGTAGTACTCCAGCGAGCGGCCGAGGCGGAATCCGTCCCGCTCCTCCGTGATCCGCAACAGCCGGTGGAACTCGGAAAGTTCGGCGGACCCGCCCACCGTCACGGCCACGCCCGACTTCGCCGCCCGCCGTATGTTGCGCCGCCACTCCTGGTTGAGGCCGGTCCACAGGTCCTCGGTGGTGCGCCCGGCGAGGGTTACCTGGAAGACGTGGCGGGGCTGGGCGTCACCGTCGCCCTCGTCGCCGCCGCAGCGCCGCCAGCCGCGGGCCCGCAGCCGTTCGGCCACCGCGGCGCCCAGCGGATCGACCTCCCGGGCGAGTACGTCGGTCACCCGCCGCCCGGGGCCGACGCCCGCCTTGAGTCCGGGGGCGTCCCAGCGGCGGTAGGCGGGCGACGGCCCGATGCGCACGGCGAAGGCGCCCGCGGCACGAAGGTGGTGCAGCAGCGGGTCGAGCCAGCCGTCGAGGTCGGGATCGGACCAGTCGGCGACGGGGCCTTCGGGCAGGTAGGCGAAGTACCTTCGGGTGCCCGGGAGCTGACGCAGCAGCACGAGCGCCACTCCGCTCAGCTCTCCCGTGCCGTCGCCGAACCGCGGTCCCCAGCCCAGGAGCTGGGCCTGCCAGCCGTCCTTCACCGCGGCCCAGGACGGACACTGCAGGAAGCTGGGGGCCAGGTTGGATCCGGTGCGTGAGGCCAGGAAGGCCCGGTACGCCTCGGGGGAGACGGGCCCCAGCCGGGTTTCCTGCCGGCCGCAGCCTGCCGTCGCGAGCAGCGCTGACACTGCGCCTCCTCGGGTGCCGTCGTCGAGTGGTGCGTCGACCGGTGCGTCGACCGGTGCGTCGATGACGGGAGATTCACAGGCGCCGGTGACCGGCCCACGCGCCGTATGTGACCGGACGACGACCGTTGCCCCACAACCGCCGTCACACGGCGGAAACAGCCGCTGTGCTGCACGTTTGGCGTCCTAGAGTCGCCGGCGTTCCGGCCCCGTCCTTCCCGACGTCCGCTTCCACGGAGGTATTCGTTGAGCCAGTTGAGCCACATCCGCGCCGGCGCCGTCACCACGGCCGTGACGGCCGTCCTGCTCACCACCGCTCTCTCCGCCTGTTCGTCCGAAGCCCCGGCCGCACAGGACGCGAAGGGCGGCGGGCGGCGGAGCGGCGGGGCGGCGACGATCACCGTGACGCCCCACGGCACGCGGGCGAAGGCCGGCGAACCGATCGAGATCACCGCCCACGACGGCACCCTCAGCTCCGTCACCGTCACCGACACCCACGGCGACCGGCTCGCGGGCAGGCTGGCGGGCGACGGCCGGACCTGGACCTCCGACCGCAACACCCGGCCCGGCACCGCCTACCGGGTCAGTGCCGCCACCCGCACGGCCGACGGTACGAAGGGCGAGGCCCGTACCTCCTTCACGACCCGGGCCGCCGCACTGGTCAACAAGGTGGACTGGCGGCCGGGCAGCGGCACCACGGTGGGTGTGGCCCAGCCGATCTCCCTGGTCTTCGACCGTCCGGTGCGCAACAAGACGGCCGTGGAGAAGCAGCTCAAAGTCACCACCTCGAACGGCACCGAGGGGTCCTGGGGCTGGTTGAAGGACTGGTCCGGCAAGGACCGGGTGGACTGGCGCCCCAAGGAGTACTGGCAGCCGGGCACCGAGGTGACGCTGAACGCCGGGCTGAACGGCACCGACTCGGGACCCCGCGGCGGCTGGTTCGTCCGCGACTACCAGGTCCGTTTCACCATCGGCGCGCGTCAGGTGGTCAAGGTGGACCTCGACCGGGACCGCCTCACCCTGCAGCGCGGAGGCAGGACGGTGCGCACCTTTCCGGTCTCCGGCGGCACGCCCGGCCCGGAGACGGGTTCCTGGCGCGGTACGGAGGTGGTGATGGCGAAGGAGGGCACCATCCGGATGAACTCCGAGACCGTGGGCCTGGGCAAGGCGTACAACTCGATGGTCGACTACGCGATACGGCTCACCTGGTCCGGCACGTACGCGCACGCCGCGCCCTGGAACGCCGCCTACTTCGGCCGGGCCAACAAGAGCCACGGCTGCATCGGCATGAGCGAGGCCGACGCCAAGTGGCTGTACGCCCACGTCCGCGTCGGCGACCCGTTCGAGGTCGAGGGTGCGCAGACCAAGGGCAGGGTGGCCCTGAACAACGGCCTCGGCGACTGGAACGCCGGATGGGAGCAGTGGCGCAGGCTCAGCGCGCTGGGCTAGGCCGCATGCCGCCGAGGGCGCGGCCGGCAGGGAACCACCGTCGCCACCGGTTCCAGACCGGCCCCTGCCCGCAAGGTCGTGATCTGCTCTGGCGTTCGCCAGCAGTAGTCGAGACCGATCTCGTGGCCGAAGCGCTCGGACATGTGGGGGTGGCCCGGCTCGGTGCCGGACTGGAAGGCGAGGAGGACCTGGCCGTCCGGCACCAGCAGGTGGTGGAACTCCGCGGAGGCAACGGCAGATGGGTGTCGGGGACGTGGATGGTGGAACAGAGGGCGAGGATGCCGCCCAGGGCGGCGGGCAGATCCAGGCACGTCATCGAGCCCACGTGGAATGGCAGTTGGGGGTGGGCCTCGCGGGCCAGGGCCGCCATGGCGGGGGAGAGGCCGACACCGAAGGCCGGGACACCTGGTCGTGCAGGAGCGCGGTGACGTGGCCGGGGCCGCAGCCGAGGTCGGCGACCGGGGCCGGGCCGTTCGCCGTGACTAGCTCGGCGAAGGCGGTGACCACCGAGCGGTCCAGCAGGCGGAGGGGCCCGGTCGGGAAGCGGGCCGCGTGGCCCTTGGCGATCGAGTCGTACGAGGTGTGGGTGGTCTGCAGGAAGTCCTCGGTCGAGTCACTACGACCGCGGACCCTACCGGGACGGGGGCGGGGAGGGGTCCGTTTCGTGGACATGGCGCGCGTGAACCGGGCGATGCATGGTATGCGTGAAGGGAGAAAAGAGAGGTTTTACCCATCAGAGTCCGCCGCCATGCGTCCGACGGTCAGATTTTCTTCCCCTAACGGGCTGAACTTTTGTTGATCGAGGGGTAGTCGACCAGCCGGGCGTTCTACCCTTCAGAGGGTGAATCATTTGATGTCCCTAGAGTCCGAGTCCGGCCTCCCGGGGGATGTGCTCCCCGGTGTGCTGAGCGAGTCCCTGCACACCGAACTCGTCGGCTTCCGCCGCGACTTGCACATGCACCCCGAGCTGGGCAATCAGGAGTTCCGTACGACCGCCGCGATCAAGGAGCGGCTGGAGCGGGCCGGGCTCAGGCCCCGGGTCCTCGCCACCGGAACCGGACTCGTGTGCGACATCGGGTTCGCGGAGGGTGAGCAGCGGCCGGCCGTACCCCTGCTCGCGCTGCGAGCGGATATCGATGCCCTGCCCATTCCGGACACCAAGACCGACTGCCCCTACCGGTCGACCGTGCCGGACCGGGCGCACGCCTGCGGGCACGACGTGCACACCACCGTGGTACTCGGCACCGGTCTCGTCCTGGCCGACCTGCACGCCAAGGGGCTGCTGCCCCGCCCGGTGCGGCTGATCTTCCAGCCCGCCGAGGAGGTGCTGCCCGGCGGTGCCATGGGCGCCATCGAGGACGGGGCGCTGACCGGAGTGGGCCGGATCCTCGCCGTGCACTGTGACCCCAGGGTGGACGCCGGACGGATCGGGCTACGGCACGGCCCGATCACCAGTGCGTGTGACCGGCTGGAGATCGCGCTGGACGGGCCCGGGGGGCACACCGCTCGCCCTCACCTGACCACTGACCTGGTCACCGCAGCCGCCCGCGTCGCGGTCGACGTGCCCGCACTGGTCGCCCGCCGGGTCGACACCCGGGCCGGTCTCGCCCTCACCTGGGGCCGGATCGAGTCGGGCCACGCACCGAACGTGATCCCGCAGCACGCCGAGCTGTCCGGGACGGTCCGCTGTCTGGATCTGGAGGCCTGGCGGCAGGCCCCCGACATCGTGCACGCGGCGATCGACGAGGTCGCCACGCTGCACCGGGCCAAGTCGGAGATCACCTACGTGCGCGGGGTGCCGCCCGTCGTCAACGACCGGGAGTCGACCGAACTGCTGCGCCGGGCCATGGCCGCCCGGCGTGGCCGGGACTCCGTCGAGAGCACCGAGCAGAGCCTCGGCGGCGAGGACTTCTCCTGGTACCTGGAGCACGTGCCCGGTGCGATGGCCCGGCTGGGTGTGCGCAGGCCCGGCGAGCGTACGGTGCGTGATCTCCACCAGGGGGATTTCGACGCCGACGAATACGCGATCACGGTCGGAGTGGAGATGTTCACAGCGGCGGCCTTCCTGGACGCTCCTCCGGCGCAGGGCTGAGCGGGCGGCGGGGCGACGCAGGCGGCCCGGGAGGTGCCCGGCGAGGGCGACGGTGCAGGTCGCCCCCGGTCCCGGGGGGATCGGCCCCTGCCACACTCCGCTGTTCGGCGCAACACGCTCGTAAGTCATTCGTGCACTGTGCGCAACAGCCAGTGTGAGAGGTCACGGAGAGCGTGTTCAGATGCTGTTTGCCTCGAATCGATAACGGCGTCGAGAGGGGTGTTTTTCTGACATCTACGCGCGTTACGATGCCGCGAAGCCGACGCCGCCGGGGCGTCTCGGCTGGAGCACCGACACGGTGCTCACATCAAGCGCCGACATGGCGCTCAGGTCAGGTGAAGGAGCCTTCCCGTGCGCCGGGTAGCCAAGCTTTCCGCTGCGTCCATCGCGACCGCAGCTCTCGCACTGACTGCCACTGCATGTGGCAGCACGTCCTCGGACAATGCCAGCTCGTCCTCCTCCTCCGGTGGCGGCAAGGGCGTCAAGATCGGTCTCGCCTACGACGTCGGCGGCCGTGGTGACCGATCCTTCAACGACTCCGCCGCTCGCGGTGCCGACAAGGCCAAGAGCGAGTTCGGCGGCTCCGTCAAGGAGCTGACCGCGAAGACCTCGGACACCGAGGCCGACCGCGAGCAGCGCCTGTCGGACCTGGCGGACGCCGGTTACAACCCGATCATCGCCGTGGGTTACGCCTACGCGCCGTCCATGACCAAGGTTGCCGCGAAGTACCCGAAGACCAGCTTCGGCATCGTCGACTCGGTGGTGAACGCCAAGAACGTCGACAGCATCACCTTCACCGAGGAGCAGGGCTCCTACCTGGCCGGTGTCGCCGCCGCGCTGAAGACCAAGAAGGACCACGTCGGCTTCATCGGCGGCGTCGACGTCCCGCTGATCAAGAAGTTCGAGGCGGGCTACGTCCAGGGCGTCCACGACACCAACCCGAAGGTCAAGGTCGACACCCAGTACCTGAGCCACGGCTCGGACACCTCCGGCTTCGCCAGCCCCGACAAGGGCAAGGAGGCCGCGCAGGGCATGCTCGACCGGGGTGCCGACGTGATCTACTCGGCGGCCGGCTCCTCCGGTAACGGCGCGATCGAGGCCGTCCACGGCGTCAAGGGCGCCTGGGCCATCGGCGTGGACTCTGACCAGTACAACATCCCGGGTCTGGCCAAGTACAAGAACTCGATCCTGACCTCGATGGTCAAGAACGTCGACGTCGGTGTCTACGACTTCATCAAGTCGGTCCACGACGGCAAGCCGCTGACCGGCACCAACACCTACTCGCTCGGCAAGAACGGTGTCTCGCTGGCCACCAGCGGCGGCTTCATCAACGACATCCAGTCCAAGCTGGACGCCGCGAAGCAGAAGATCGTCAACGGTGACATCAAGGTGAAGACCACCCCGTGACCTGATGGGTCCGATCGGACCTGGGCTCGGCGCGGGGGCACCTCTGGGAGCCCCCCGCCGAGCCATAACAATGTGTCAACTCTACGCGTGTAGCGCGGAGTTGCCGCGCTAGCGTCGCCGACGCTCGCCCCTCCCCGCAGCCCCTTTCCCCCGAGGAGAGTGCGCCATCAACGCGTCCAGCCCTCCCGCTGCCGTCGAACTGCGCGGCATCACCAAGCGTTTCCCCGGCGTCGTCGCCAACCGCGACATCGACATCACCGTCCGCACCGGTACCGTTCACGCCCTGTGCGGTGAGAACGGTGCCGGAAAGTCCACCCTGATGAAGATCCTCTACGGCATGCAGCAGCCGGACGAGGGCACCATCACCGTGAACGGCGAACAGGTCGTCTTCCATAACCCCGGCGACGCCATCGCCCGCGGCATCGGCATGGTGCACCAGCACTTCATGCTCGCCGACAACCTCACCGTGCTGGAGAACGTCGTCCTCGGCGCGGAGAAGCTGTACGGCATCGGCGGCAAGGCACGTGCCAGGATTATGGAGATCTCCGGCGCGTACGGCCTGAACATCCGCCCCGACGTCCTCGTCGAGCAGTTGGGCGTCGCGGACCGTCAGCGGGTGGAGATCCTCAAGGTCCTCTACCGGGGTGCCAAGACCCTCATCCTGGACGAGCCCACCGCCGTCCTGGTGCCGCAGGAGGTCGACGCGCTCTTCGACAACCTGCGCGAGCTCAAGGCCGAGGGCCTCACCGTCATCTTCATCTCCCACAAGCTGGGCGAGGTGCTGTCGGTCGCCGACGAGATCACCGTCATCCGGCGCGGCACCACCGTCGGCACCGTCGAGCCGGAGGGCACCACGCCCAAGCAGCTAGCCGAGCTGATGGTGGGCAGCGAACTGCCCACCCCGGAGACCGAGGAGTCCACCGTCACGGACGTCTCGATGCTCCAGGTGGACGGCCTGCACCTGGCGATGACCGACCTCGACGGCGTCGAGCGGATCATCCTCGACCAGATCTCCTTCACCATCCACAAGGGCGAGGTCCTCGGCATCGCCGGCGTGGAGGGCAACGGCCAGTCCGAGCTGGTCGAGGCGATCATGGGCATGCGCCACCCGGACGCCGGCGTCATCACGCTCGACGGTAAGGACGTCTCCCACATCCCCACCCGCACCCGCCGCGAGGCCGGTGTCGGCTACATCCCCGAGGACCGCCACCGCCACGGCCTGCTCCTCGAAGCACCGCTGTGGGAGAACCGCATCCTCGGTCATGTCACCGAGCGGCCCAACTCGCGCGGCCCGCTGCTCGACATCAGGGGCGCACGCACCGACACCGAGCGGATCATCGAGGCGTACGACGTCCGCACGCCCGGTATCGACGTGACCGCCGCGTCGCTGTCCGGCGGCAACCAGCAGAAGCTGATCGTCGGACGCGAGATGAGCCACAGCCCCAAGCTGCTCATCGCCGCGCACCCCACCCGCGGTGTGGACGTCGGTGCCCAGGCCGCGATCTGGGACCACATCCGCGAGGCCCGCCGCGAGGGCCTGGCCGTACTGCTGATCTCCGCCGACTTGGACGAGCTGATCGGGCTCTCCGACACCCTGCGGGTGATGTACCGCGGCCGCCTGGTCGCCGACGCCGACCCTGCCACGATCACCCCCGAGGAGCTGGGCTCCGCCATGACGGGTGCGGCCGCCGGCCACCTGGAGCACACAGAGGACGACGAGCGATGAAGAAGCTGACCTCACGGATCGACAAGGAGCGGCTGGTCCTCGGACTCGCCGCGCCGTTGCTGGCCCTCGTCGCCGCGATCGTCGTCACCGCCCTGGTGATCCTCGCGACCGGCAAGAACCCCGGCCCCGCCTTCCACGACATGACGACCTACGGCTTCGCCAGCGACAGCCAGGTCTACGTCCTGAACAAGGCGACGACGTACTACCTCTCGGGTATCGCGGTGGCCATCGGCTTCCGCATGAACCTGTTCAACATCGGTGTCGACGGCCAGTACCGGCTGGCCGCGTTCTTCGCCGCCGTCCTCGGCGGGGCGCTCACCGCGCCCGGCTGGATCGCCGTCCCGCTGATCATCATTTGTGCCATGGCGACCGGCGCCCTGTGGGCGGGCATCGCCGGTGTCCTCAAGGTGACCCGGGGCGTCAGCGAGGTCATCTCGACGATCATGCTGAACGCGATCGCCACCGCGATCATCGGTTACCTGCTGCAGCCCGGGAAGCTGGGTGAACTCCAGCAGGGCGGCACCCTCGTCTCCACCAAGCCGCTGCCGTCGTCCTCGTACTTCTTCAACATCGACACCGGTCCGGCCGGCGTGCTGTACGGCTTCATCTTCATCGCCGTGCTCGTGGGCCTCGCGTACTGGTTCGTGCTCGGCCGCACCCGGTTCGGTTTCGACCTGCGCACCGTCGGCCAGTCCGACACCGCCGCCAGCGCGAGCGGCGTCGGGGTGAAGAAGATGGTCGCCACCAGCATGATCATCTCGGGTGCGGTGGCCGGTCTGGTCGGTATGCCGACCCTGCTCAACGAGAGCCACCAGTACGACAACAGCTTCCCGGTCGGTATCGGCTTCACCGGCATCGCCATCGCGCTGCTCGGCCGCAACAACCCGGTGGGGATCGCGCTCGGCGCCCTCCTGTGGGGCTATCTGGAGCGCACCACCAACCACCTGGAAATGCAGGGTTACGACAAGGAAATCCTCGGCGTCATCCAGGGCGTCATCGTCCTGTGCGTCGTCATCGCCTACGAGGTCGTGAACCGCTACGGCCTGAAGCGCCAGCAGCAGCGGGTCGGCGCCGAGCTCGCCGCCCAGGCCGCCGCCGCGACGAAGAATCAGGAGGTGGCGTGATGACTGCCACGATGACCGACACGCCGCCGCCCGCGGCCCCCAAGGCGGACACCGCGTCCAAGCGCTCCGGCCGGTCCCCGGGCCAGATCCTCATGCTCGTCTCGGGCGCCCTGTTGCTCCTGGCCGCGCTCCGCATGGTCACGGGCTCCAACCAGCTCGACTCCTCCGGCCAGGTCGCCGCCGCCCTCGCCCTCGCCGTGCCGATCGGCCTCGCCGGTCTCGGAGGACTGTGGTCCGAGCGGTCCGGCGTGGTCAACATCGGCCTCGAAGGCATGATGATCCTCGGCACCTTCGGCGCCGGCTGGATCGGCTGGCAGACCAGCCCCTGGCTCGGCCTGCTGTGCGGCATCGGCTTCGGTGTCCTCGGCGGTCTGGTGCACGCCGTCGCCACCGTCACCTTCGGCGTCGACCACATTGTCTCCGGTGTCGCGGTCAACCTGCTCGCGCTCGGTGCCACCCAGTACC contains:
- the murJ gene encoding murein biosynthesis integral membrane protein MurJ, giving the protein MSQTPGPPVNGSAATATAEPAEPAEPAEPARPVLRSGALMAAGSLVSRATGFGRSAVIAAALGVGSVADGYAVGNTVPNIVYTLLVGGALNAVFVPELVRAAAEHEDGGEAYTDRLLTACTAALLLITAGTVLAAPAIVAAYTGYGGAQAATTVAFARACLPQIFFLGLFTLLGQVLNARGRFGAMMWTPVLNNVVVIAVFGLYLATAATGRTLTTGQTALLGWGTTAGIVVQTLALLPSLHAARFRWRPRFDWRGSGLSRPLRSAGWLVLLVLTNQVAYWVVTRLATQAGQRATAEGIDGGAGFSAYGNAYLLWVVPHGIVTVSLVTALLPRMSGAAAGGDLAGVRRDVSYALRTTAAAVVPAACVLGAVAGPAMAVVFQYGRTGADDIAVMAGALTAFAPGLIAFSGQYVLSRAFYAMSDTRTPFLLNLVIAGLNAGLSTVACLLLPARWAVTGMAGAYSVALCAGWAVTAYVLDRRLSGPGRRAVWRSPTAAAQARLLPAAALAILLGHLASTRLAFLGPLAATGAGTAAVLAAFALSARPLRLAEVEAGLGAALGALRRLRK
- a CDS encoding L,D-transpeptidase, whose protein sequence is MSQLSHIRAGAVTTAVTAVLLTTALSACSSEAPAAQDAKGGGRRSGGAATITVTPHGTRAKAGEPIEITAHDGTLSSVTVTDTHGDRLAGRLAGDGRTWTSDRNTRPGTAYRVSAATRTADGTKGEARTSFTTRAAALVNKVDWRPGSGTTVGVAQPISLVFDRPVRNKTAVEKQLKVTTSNGTEGSWGWLKDWSGKDRVDWRPKEYWQPGTEVTLNAGLNGTDSGPRGGWFVRDYQVRFTIGARQVVKVDLDRDRLTLQRGGRTVRTFPVSGGTPGPETGSWRGTEVVMAKEGTIRMNSETVGLGKAYNSMVDYAIRLTWSGTYAHAAPWNAAYFGRANKSHGCIGMSEADAKWLYAHVRVGDPFEVEGAQTKGRVALNNGLGDWNAGWEQWRRLSALG
- a CDS encoding BMP family lipoprotein, encoding MRRVAKLSAASIATAALALTATACGSTSSDNASSSSSSGGGKGVKIGLAYDVGGRGDRSFNDSAARGADKAKSEFGGSVKELTAKTSDTEADREQRLSDLADAGYNPIIAVGYAYAPSMTKVAAKYPKTSFGIVDSVVNAKNVDSITFTEEQGSYLAGVAAALKTKKDHVGFIGGVDVPLIKKFEAGYVQGVHDTNPKVKVDTQYLSHGSDTSGFASPDKGKEAAQGMLDRGADVIYSAAGSSGNGAIEAVHGVKGAWAIGVDSDQYNIPGLAKYKNSILTSMVKNVDVGVYDFIKSVHDGKPLTGTNTYSLGKNGVSLATSGGFINDIQSKLDAAKQKIVNGDIKVKTTP
- a CDS encoding ABC transporter ATP-binding protein, which gives rise to MNASSPPAAVELRGITKRFPGVVANRDIDITVRTGTVHALCGENGAGKSTLMKILYGMQQPDEGTITVNGEQVVFHNPGDAIARGIGMVHQHFMLADNLTVLENVVLGAEKLYGIGGKARARIMEISGAYGLNIRPDVLVEQLGVADRQRVEILKVLYRGAKTLILDEPTAVLVPQEVDALFDNLRELKAEGLTVIFISHKLGEVLSVADEITVIRRGTTVGTVEPEGTTPKQLAELMVGSELPTPETEESTVTDVSMLQVDGLHLAMTDLDGVERIILDQISFTIHKGEVLGIAGVEGNGQSELVEAIMGMRHPDAGVITLDGKDVSHIPTRTRREAGVGYIPEDRHRHGLLLEAPLWENRILGHVTERPNSRGPLLDIRGARTDTERIIEAYDVRTPGIDVTAASLSGGNQQKLIVGREMSHSPKLLIAAHPTRGVDVGAQAAIWDHIREARREGLAVLLISADLDELIGLSDTLRVMYRGRLVADADPATITPEELGSAMTGAAAGHLEHTEDDER
- a CDS encoding lipid II:glycine glycyltransferase FemX, giving the protein MSALLATAGCGRQETRLGPVSPEAYRAFLASRTGSNLAPSFLQCPSWAAVKDGWQAQLLGWGPRFGDGTGELSGVALVLLRQLPGTRRYFAYLPEGPVADWSDPDLDGWLDPLLHHLRAAGAFAVRIGPSPAYRRWDAPGLKAGVGPGRRVTDVLAREVDPLGAAVAERLRARGWRRCGGDEGDGDAQPRHVFQVTLAGRTTEDLWTGLNQEWRRNIRRAAKSGVAVTVGGSAELSEFHRLLRITEERDGFRLGRSLEYYQRQYAALNAEEPGRMRLYLARHRGEILAAHTMITVGRRVWYQTGASADHRREVRPSNALQWRMMLDAHALGAEVYDMRGVPATLAPEDRSFGLLRWKLGTGGQVVETLGEWERPLGGTANHTLYRAFQMYLARR
- a CDS encoding ABC transporter permease yields the protein MKKLTSRIDKERLVLGLAAPLLALVAAIVVTALVILATGKNPGPAFHDMTTYGFASDSQVYVLNKATTYYLSGIAVAIGFRMNLFNIGVDGQYRLAAFFAAVLGGALTAPGWIAVPLIIICAMATGALWAGIAGVLKVTRGVSEVISTIMLNAIATAIIGYLLQPGKLGELQQGGTLVSTKPLPSSSYFFNIDTGPAGVLYGFIFIAVLVGLAYWFVLGRTRFGFDLRTVGQSDTAASASGVGVKKMVATSMIISGAVAGLVGMPTLLNESHQYDNSFPVGIGFTGIAIALLGRNNPVGIALGALLWGYLERTTNHLEMQGYDKEILGVIQGVIVLCVVIAYEVVNRYGLKRQQQRVGAELAAQAAAATKNQEVA
- a CDS encoding response regulator transcription factor; amino-acid sequence: MPRVLLIEDDASVRAGIELGLRRRGHDVRTAPTGEAGLAAIGEFHPDLLLLDLMLPGMNGVQVCRRVREAGQLPIIMLTARGDDFDVVVGLEAGADDYIVKPARTEVIEARVRAVLRRIEEPAGRADVEFHGDLAIDRVALNVAKAGQRLSLAPSELKLLLYLSAAPEQVFSRQQLLEQVWEHGYHGDARLVDACVRRLRNKIEDVPASPRYIQTLRGFGYRFGPL
- a CDS encoding amidohydrolase, whose protein sequence is MSLESESGLPGDVLPGVLSESLHTELVGFRRDLHMHPELGNQEFRTTAAIKERLERAGLRPRVLATGTGLVCDIGFAEGEQRPAVPLLALRADIDALPIPDTKTDCPYRSTVPDRAHACGHDVHTTVVLGTGLVLADLHAKGLLPRPVRLIFQPAEEVLPGGAMGAIEDGALTGVGRILAVHCDPRVDAGRIGLRHGPITSACDRLEIALDGPGGHTARPHLTTDLVTAAARVAVDVPALVARRVDTRAGLALTWGRIESGHAPNVIPQHAELSGTVRCLDLEAWRQAPDIVHAAIDEVATLHRAKSEITYVRGVPPVVNDRESTELLRRAMAARRGRDSVESTEQSLGGEDFSWYLEHVPGAMARLGVRRPGERTVRDLHQGDFDADEYAITVGVEMFTAAAFLDAPPAQG